In the genome of Thermus tengchongensis, one region contains:
- a CDS encoding ABC transporter ATP-binding protein, with the protein MSPLLEITKLEAGYSSGQVLFGVDLQVGQGELVGLLGRNGMGKTTLLRCIFGLTRHLGGEIRFAGKRLTGLPPERVAALGISLVPEGRQIFPNLTVWENLQAFSRPGEWTVARVLEFFPRLRERVHHWGYQLSGGEQQMLAIGRALVQNPRLLLLDEATEGLAPLLREEIWRTLVALKGMGLSILVVDKHVRRLAEVADSFFILEKGRVAWQGRPKDLGANPELLKRFLGV; encoded by the coding sequence ATGAGCCCTTTGCTTGAGATCACCAAACTGGAAGCCGGCTATTCGTCGGGACAGGTCCTTTTCGGGGTAGACCTCCAGGTGGGCCAAGGAGAGTTGGTGGGTCTTCTGGGCAGGAACGGCATGGGCAAAACCACCCTCCTCCGCTGCATCTTCGGACTAACTCGGCACCTTGGGGGTGAGATCCGCTTTGCTGGCAAGCGGCTGACCGGGCTACCCCCTGAGCGGGTGGCCGCTTTGGGGATATCTTTGGTCCCTGAAGGAAGGCAGATTTTCCCTAACCTTACGGTGTGGGAAAACCTCCAGGCCTTTTCTCGGCCAGGCGAGTGGACGGTGGCGCGGGTGCTGGAGTTTTTCCCCCGACTCCGCGAACGGGTCCACCACTGGGGATACCAGCTCTCCGGAGGGGAGCAGCAGATGCTTGCCATCGGGCGTGCCTTGGTCCAAAACCCCAGGCTCCTCTTGCTAGACGAGGCCACAGAGGGGCTAGCTCCCCTGCTGCGGGAAGAAATCTGGCGTACCCTTGTTGCCCTCAAAGGGATGGGCCTGTCGATTCTAGTGGTGGATAAGCACGTCAGGAGGTTGGCCGAGGTGGCGGATAGCTTTTTCATCCTGGAAAAGGGGAGAGTGGCTTGGCAGGGAAGGCCTAAGGACTTGGGGGCTAATCCCGAGCTCCTTAAGCGGTTCCTGGGGGTGTGA
- a CDS encoding MarR family winged helix-turn-helix transcriptional regulator gives MDATRLWLRLLTEVVLIEKELSVRLQKAFGISLARFDVLAQLYRQPSGMTLKELSERLLVTAGNVTRLTAQLEREGLLRREGHPKDRRSVLLRLTPEGKSRFADMARAHRAWLEELFSGLTESEREVLYRLMGKLRAHLRGLTREGRWKGSVNP, from the coding sequence GTGGATGCCACGCGGCTCTGGCTCCGGCTCCTAACCGAAGTGGTCCTCATAGAGAAGGAGCTTTCCGTGCGTTTGCAGAAGGCTTTCGGCATCTCCTTGGCCCGGTTCGATGTCCTGGCCCAGCTGTACCGCCAACCCTCGGGAATGACCTTAAAGGAGCTTTCGGAGCGGCTCCTGGTGACTGCGGGAAACGTTACCCGGCTGACCGCCCAGCTGGAACGGGAGGGGCTTCTGAGGCGGGAGGGGCATCCGAAGGACCGTCGCTCTGTCCTACTGCGGCTGACCCCTGAGGGGAAGTCTCGCTTTGCCGATATGGCCCGCGCCCATCGAGCTTGGTTGGAGGAGCTTTTCTCTGGCCTGACGGAGTCGGAGCGGGAAGTTCTTTACCGGCTCATGGGCAAGCTTAGGGCCCACCTTCGGGGTCTCACGCGGGAGGGAAGATGGAAAGGAAGCGTAAATCCCTAG
- a CDS encoding type II toxin-antitoxin system VapC family toxin: protein MTALDTGFFLRLLQGHEGARAKWEALVEGEDGVVSGLSLAELLRLALKGALDREDGELLLKAIPAVCRVVWPDWGIGERAARLSHGLHLPLVDALILATALEAGAKELWTADRDLAAYEGRLRVVLLG, encoded by the coding sequence GTGACCGCCCTTGACACCGGCTTCTTCCTCCGCCTCCTCCAGGGACACGAGGGGGCCAGGGCCAAGTGGGAGGCCCTGGTGGAGGGAGAGGACGGGGTGGTGTCCGGCCTCTCCCTGGCGGAGCTCCTCCGCTTGGCCCTCAAGGGGGCCCTGGACCGGGAGGACGGGGAGCTTCTCCTAAAGGCCATCCCCGCGGTGTGCCGGGTGGTCTGGCCAGACTGGGGCATCGGGGAGAGGGCGGCCCGGCTCTCCCACGGACTTCACCTTCCCCTGGTGGACGCCCTCATCCTGGCCACCGCCTTGGAAGCAGGGGCCAAGGAGCTCTGGACCGCGGACCGGGACCTGGCGGCCTACGAGGGCAGGCTGCGGGTGGTGCTGCTGGGGTGA
- a CDS encoding SDR family NAD(P)-dependent oxidoreductase, protein MDPKSLVGKHALVTGASRGIGAAIAEALAQAGARLTLVARNLQDLEERVERLRAWTEVQGEVGDVADPQAMESLVRRAQERFGPVAILVNNAGFVLTAPFLEINEELWQRHIEVNLGAAYRLIRLLLPGMLEMGWGRIINISSTAGLTGYPYAVPYCAAKHGLIGLTRALALELAQRGITVNAICPGFTDTDLLQASVLRVAQRTARAPEAVLELFARRNPQGRLVRPEEVAWAVVWLCSEKAAAINGQAIAVAGGEVMVG, encoded by the coding sequence ATGGATCCAAAGAGCCTTGTGGGAAAGCATGCTCTGGTAACCGGGGCAAGCCGGGGGATTGGGGCAGCCATTGCCGAGGCCTTGGCTCAAGCAGGGGCGCGGCTTACCCTGGTAGCCCGGAACCTTCAGGACCTGGAGGAACGGGTGGAGCGGCTCCGGGCTTGGACCGAGGTCCAAGGAGAGGTTGGGGACGTGGCGGATCCGCAAGCCATGGAGAGCTTGGTCCGCCGTGCCCAGGAGCGCTTCGGTCCTGTGGCCATCCTGGTGAACAACGCTGGCTTTGTCCTCACTGCTCCCTTTCTGGAGATTAACGAAGAGTTGTGGCAACGCCATATCGAGGTGAACCTCGGGGCCGCCTACCGGCTCATCCGCCTACTGCTTCCGGGAATGTTGGAGATGGGCTGGGGACGTATCATCAACATTTCCAGCACTGCTGGCCTCACAGGCTATCCCTACGCCGTCCCCTACTGCGCGGCCAAGCACGGGCTGATCGGCCTGACCCGGGCGTTGGCCTTGGAGTTGGCCCAGAGGGGGATTACGGTCAATGCCATCTGCCCCGGGTTCACGGATACGGACCTCTTGCAGGCTTCCGTCCTGCGGGTGGCCCAGCGTACCGCCCGTGCTCCTGAGGCGGTGTTGGAGCTCTTTGCCCGCCGTAATCCCCAGGGGCGGTTAGTCCGCCCCGAGGAGGTGGCCTGGGCGGTGGTGTGGCTGTGTAGCGAAAAAGCCGCCGCCATCAACGGACAGGCCATAGCGGTGGCAGGGGGTGAGGTGATGGTGGGATGA
- a CDS encoding ABC transporter substrate-binding protein — protein sequence MLTTKRVWPVVYFLATLAFQGVLAQETGTVKIGFVSTLSGPGAALGIDVRDGFNLALNLLGNKLGGLRAEVLVVDDQQNPEVARQIVDRFLRRDRVDFVTGIIYSNILLAVGELIFDSKTFYISPNAGPSQYAGAQCNPFFFNVAWQNDNLHEVMGYYATQQGFENVVLIAPNYQAGYDALTGFKRFFSGRVVEEIYTRLNQLDYSAEIARIRSLRPKAVYAFLPGGLGISFVKQYAEAGLKGIVPLLLPGFSADQDVIQGAGEALLGLANSSHWALELSNSTNRRFVSEFRRAYGRIPTLYAAQGFDTALLLDAAIREAKGQIADKESMLKALRTAKWESTRGPFRFNRNHFPIQDYYLRRVVRQADGTLVNRLVGRILRQHQDAYVQNCRMTW from the coding sequence ATGCTGACCACTAAGAGGGTCTGGCCCGTGGTTTACTTTCTGGCCACGCTGGCGTTTCAAGGAGTTTTGGCTCAGGAAACCGGCACCGTGAAAATCGGGTTCGTTAGCACTCTCTCTGGGCCTGGGGCCGCCCTGGGTATAGATGTACGAGATGGCTTCAACCTAGCCTTGAACCTCCTGGGGAACAAGCTAGGCGGCCTAAGGGCGGAGGTGCTCGTGGTAGACGACCAGCAAAATCCAGAGGTGGCCAGACAGATTGTTGACCGGTTTCTGCGCCGGGACCGGGTTGACTTCGTAACCGGGATCATTTACTCCAATATCCTCCTGGCTGTAGGGGAACTAATCTTTGATTCCAAAACCTTTTACATTAGCCCCAACGCAGGTCCCTCTCAGTATGCAGGGGCTCAGTGCAATCCTTTCTTTTTCAACGTGGCCTGGCAAAACGACAACCTGCACGAGGTAATGGGCTACTACGCCACCCAGCAGGGTTTTGAGAACGTTGTGCTGATAGCCCCCAACTACCAGGCAGGCTACGATGCCTTGACAGGCTTCAAGCGGTTCTTTTCGGGTAGGGTAGTGGAGGAAATTTACACACGCTTAAACCAGTTGGACTACTCTGCGGAGATTGCCCGGATCCGGTCGCTGAGGCCTAAGGCAGTCTACGCTTTTCTGCCAGGAGGCCTGGGGATCAGTTTTGTCAAGCAGTACGCTGAGGCGGGACTTAAAGGTATTGTTCCCTTGCTTCTCCCTGGTTTCTCCGCAGACCAGGATGTCATCCAAGGCGCAGGGGAAGCCCTTTTGGGACTGGCCAACAGCTCTCACTGGGCTTTAGAACTTTCCAACTCCACAAACCGGCGGTTTGTGAGTGAGTTCCGGCGCGCTTATGGGCGCATCCCTACCCTTTATGCCGCGCAGGGTTTCGACACCGCCTTGCTCCTCGATGCGGCTATCCGGGAAGCCAAAGGGCAAATCGCTGACAAAGAGTCTATGCTAAAGGCCTTGCGTACCGCCAAGTGGGAGTCCACCCGCGGCCCCTTCCGCTTTAACCGGAACCACTTCCCCATCCAAGACTACTACCTGCGCCGGGTGGTACGGCAAGCGGACGGCACACTTGTCAACCGACTGGTGGGCAGGATTTTGCGTCAACACCAGGATGCCTACGTGCAGAATTGTCGGATGACCTGGTAA
- a CDS encoding bifunctional salicylyl-CoA 5-hydroxylase/oxidoreductase, with product MRVLCIGGGPAGLYFALLAKKVFPSWEVILYERNPPDSTFGWGIVLSDATLGQLRAADSDSYDEIQKAFYRWEDIEIHFRGEVIRSGGHGFAGLARTTLLRILQERARAMGAGLFFQKEVQDLEALVQEVRPDFIVAADGVNSWVRRTYPSLFGPEVSWGTNRYVWLGTTRVFPAFTFAFESTEWGWFILHAYPHAPGSSTVVVEVPEATWRSAGLDRLEDEREILALCEKVFAQRLEGHPLLANSAHLRGSAKWLRFPWISCRNWVGLLPLGGRSIPCALVGDAAHTVHFSVGSGTKLAMEDAIALVRALAREGEGRSRDLEAALKAYERERQGELLRLRNAARNSADWLENVEVYTRLPPEQFAYSLLTRSLRLFHGELEQRDPGYIQRFNRWFARAHGLGDRSVPPMFVPFEIRGIRLKNRVVVAPMAVYSAEDGTPGDFHLVHLGARALGGAGLVMTEMVAPSREGRISPGCAGLYKPEHIQAWERIVRFVHVFTTAKIGIQLGHSGPKGSTRVGWEGYHKPLSEGNWPVMGPSPVPWSPENQVPREMTREDMDRVIEDFVRAARWAAQCGFDWLELHCAHGYLLSAFISPLTNQRRDTYGGSLENRLRFPIEVFRAVREVWPDDRPISVRISAHDWAEGGMTPQEAVEVARRFKAEGCDVIHVSSGQVVSWARAAYGRLYQTPFAGLIRNSVGIPTIAVGSIYEADHVNTIIGSGRADLCAIARPHLANPHWTLLEAARIGYRDVDWPKPYLDGKDQIERLMERVRAAQEGERWVIEEIEGLISRAAQERNLV from the coding sequence ATGCGGGTGCTTTGTATAGGGGGAGGGCCGGCTGGTCTCTACTTTGCTCTTTTGGCCAAAAAGGTGTTTCCGTCCTGGGAGGTGATCCTCTACGAGAGGAACCCTCCGGATAGCACCTTCGGCTGGGGGATTGTTCTATCCGACGCCACCCTTGGGCAGCTTCGGGCGGCTGATTCAGACTCCTACGACGAGATCCAGAAAGCCTTTTACCGTTGGGAGGATATCGAGATCCACTTTAGAGGGGAGGTGATCCGATCAGGCGGTCATGGGTTTGCCGGGCTTGCTAGGACTACGCTGTTGCGGATCCTCCAGGAAAGGGCGCGAGCTATGGGGGCCGGCCTCTTCTTCCAGAAGGAAGTTCAAGACTTGGAGGCCCTTGTCCAGGAGGTTAGGCCTGATTTTATTGTGGCCGCCGATGGAGTGAACAGCTGGGTGCGCCGGACCTATCCCTCCCTCTTCGGTCCAGAGGTTAGCTGGGGAACGAACCGGTACGTTTGGCTGGGCACCACTCGGGTCTTTCCCGCTTTCACTTTTGCCTTTGAGTCCACGGAGTGGGGTTGGTTCATTTTGCACGCCTACCCTCATGCTCCAGGAAGCAGCACCGTGGTGGTGGAGGTACCTGAGGCTACTTGGAGAAGCGCGGGCCTAGACCGCTTGGAGGACGAAAGAGAGATCCTGGCTCTATGCGAAAAGGTTTTTGCCCAAAGGCTCGAGGGACACCCGCTGTTGGCCAACTCCGCCCACCTCAGGGGCTCGGCCAAGTGGCTCCGGTTCCCCTGGATTTCCTGCCGAAACTGGGTGGGCCTGCTCCCCCTAGGTGGGAGAAGTATTCCCTGTGCCCTGGTAGGGGATGCGGCCCATACTGTCCACTTCTCTGTAGGTTCCGGTACCAAGCTAGCCATGGAGGACGCAATAGCCCTGGTACGGGCCCTGGCCCGGGAGGGGGAAGGGAGGTCGAGGGACCTGGAGGCCGCCCTGAAGGCCTACGAGCGGGAGAGGCAGGGAGAGCTGTTGCGGTTGCGCAACGCCGCCCGCAACTCCGCAGACTGGCTGGAAAACGTGGAGGTGTACACCAGGCTACCTCCGGAGCAGTTTGCCTACAGCCTCCTCACCCGTTCCCTAAGGCTCTTCCACGGGGAGCTGGAGCAGCGGGATCCAGGCTATATCCAACGGTTTAACCGCTGGTTTGCCCGAGCCCATGGCCTGGGGGACCGGTCCGTACCCCCGATGTTCGTCCCCTTCGAGATCCGAGGGATACGCTTGAAGAACCGCGTAGTCGTAGCTCCTATGGCGGTATACTCCGCGGAAGACGGCACACCTGGTGATTTCCACCTGGTCCACCTGGGGGCCCGAGCCCTTGGGGGGGCGGGCCTAGTGATGACGGAGATGGTGGCCCCCTCCCGGGAGGGCCGGATCAGCCCGGGGTGCGCCGGGCTCTACAAGCCAGAGCACATCCAGGCTTGGGAGCGCATCGTCCGCTTTGTTCATGTCTTCACCACTGCTAAGATCGGCATCCAGCTGGGTCACTCGGGGCCTAAGGGCTCCACCAGGGTGGGATGGGAAGGCTACCACAAGCCTCTCTCCGAAGGGAACTGGCCAGTGATGGGTCCTTCTCCCGTTCCTTGGAGCCCTGAAAACCAAGTACCTCGGGAGATGACCCGTGAGGACATGGACCGGGTCATAGAGGACTTTGTCCGAGCAGCACGTTGGGCGGCCCAGTGCGGCTTCGACTGGCTGGAGCTTCACTGCGCCCACGGGTACCTCCTCTCCGCCTTCATAAGCCCCTTGACCAACCAGCGAAGGGACACCTATGGGGGAAGCTTGGAAAACCGGCTCCGCTTCCCCATCGAAGTGTTCCGAGCTGTGCGGGAGGTTTGGCCAGACGACCGCCCCATCTCCGTACGGATCTCCGCCCACGACTGGGCGGAAGGGGGCATGACCCCCCAAGAAGCAGTGGAGGTGGCACGAAGGTTCAAGGCGGAAGGATGTGACGTCATACATGTTTCCAGCGGCCAGGTAGTCTCTTGGGCCCGTGCGGCTTACGGCCGTCTCTACCAAACCCCGTTTGCCGGCCTGATCCGTAACTCCGTGGGCATCCCCACCATTGCCGTGGGCTCCATCTACGAGGCGGACCACGTCAATACCATCATTGGGAGCGGTCGGGCAGACCTCTGTGCCATCGCTCGTCCCCACCTGGCCAACCCTCACTGGACCCTCCTGGAAGCCGCCCGGATTGGCTATAGGGACGTGGATTGGCCCAAGCCTTATCTGGACGGCAAGGACCAGATAGAGCGGCTGATGGAGCGGGTGCGGGCCGCCCAGGAGGGGGAGCGCTGGGTGATCGAGGAGATCGAGGGGCTTATCTCCCGGGCAGCCCAGGAGCGGAACTTGGTTTGA
- a CDS encoding branched-chain amino acid ABC transporter permease, producing MGFYLVEQILNGLQLGFLLFLVASGLTLVLGVANVINLAHGAFYMVGAYLAAALVGLTGSFGLAILLAALTTSFLGLLAEAFLLRHLYNRDHLDQVLATFALMLVLSELVRMTWGSQPVALSVPAALAQPLRLGEFSYSTYRLALIAFGAGVSLGLFWIILRTRLGMWLRAAAANWEMARCMGVPAGALYKLTFALGAFLAGLAGSLVGPITAVHLGMGTDVLILCFVIIVIGGVGSIKGAFVAALLVGLVDNLGRAFLPSLFQLVLSGPVAASLASALVSTLVYLFMALVLVFRPEGLFPVRMR from the coding sequence ATGGGCTTCTACCTGGTGGAGCAAATCCTAAATGGGTTGCAACTGGGCTTTCTGCTGTTTTTGGTGGCCTCGGGGCTCACCCTTGTCCTGGGGGTAGCTAACGTCATCAATTTGGCCCACGGAGCCTTTTACATGGTGGGGGCGTACCTGGCAGCCGCCCTTGTGGGCCTTACGGGTTCCTTTGGCTTGGCCATCCTCTTGGCTGCTTTGACCACAAGTTTCCTTGGCCTTTTGGCGGAGGCCTTCCTTCTAAGACACCTGTACAATCGGGATCACCTGGACCAGGTACTGGCCACCTTTGCCCTTATGCTAGTGCTGAGCGAGTTGGTCAGGATGACTTGGGGCTCCCAGCCCGTAGCCTTATCCGTCCCCGCTGCCCTAGCCCAGCCCCTTAGACTGGGGGAGTTCAGCTACTCCACCTATCGCCTCGCACTCATTGCCTTTGGGGCAGGGGTTTCTCTGGGTTTGTTCTGGATAATCCTCCGAACTCGTCTGGGAATGTGGCTTAGGGCTGCAGCGGCCAACTGGGAGATGGCGCGATGCATGGGGGTGCCTGCCGGGGCCCTTTACAAATTGACCTTTGCTCTCGGGGCGTTCTTAGCTGGCCTAGCGGGCTCTTTGGTGGGGCCCATAACCGCTGTTCACTTGGGGATGGGTACGGATGTCCTCATCCTCTGCTTTGTTATCATCGTCATCGGTGGTGTGGGTTCCATTAAAGGGGCCTTCGTGGCCGCCCTCCTCGTAGGCCTTGTGGACAACTTGGGGCGGGCCTTCCTCCCCTCCTTGTTTCAGCTGGTCCTCAGTGGCCCAGTAGCCGCTAGCTTGGCCTCTGCCTTGGTAAGCACACTCGTCTACCTCTTTATGGCTTTGGTGCTGGTCTTCAGGCCCGAAGGTCTTTTCCCCGTGCGGATGAGGTGA
- a CDS encoding ribbon-helix-helix protein, CopG family produces the protein MRLTVHLPDDLARLLRQAAENEGKSMSALTAEALEVYLKERRRKALGLEVLRRAAKARVAPEALRLLEEGRRDRP, from the coding sequence ATGCGCCTAACCGTGCACCTCCCCGACGATTTGGCCCGCCTCCTAAGGCAGGCGGCGGAGAACGAGGGCAAGTCCATGAGCGCCCTCACCGCCGAGGCCCTGGAGGTCTACCTGAAGGAACGCCGGCGGAAGGCCCTGGGCCTGGAGGTCCTCCGGCGGGCAGCGAAAGCCCGCGTGGCCCCGGAAGCCCTCCGGCTCCTGGAGGAGGGGCGGCGTGACCGCCCTTGA
- a CDS encoding Lrp/AsnC family transcriptional regulator, translated as MITAFVLIRAQGNRIAALGEAIAELPRVAEVYSVTGPYDLVAVLRLKELDELDDVVTQGILAMVGVERTETLLAFRAYPKRLLDAGFALGIENSRDS; from the coding sequence ATGATTACGGCCTTTGTTCTCATCCGGGCCCAGGGGAATCGGATTGCTGCTTTGGGGGAGGCCATCGCCGAGCTCCCTCGGGTGGCAGAGGTCTATTCCGTTACCGGCCCCTACGACCTGGTGGCTGTGCTTCGCCTTAAGGAGTTGGACGAGCTGGATGACGTCGTCACCCAGGGGATCTTGGCCATGGTAGGTGTGGAGCGCACGGAGACCCTCCTGGCTTTCCGGGCCTATCCTAAGCGGTTGTTGGACGCAGGGTTTGCTCTGGGGATCGAAAATTCCCGAGATAGTTGA
- a CDS encoding ABC transporter ATP-binding protein yields MRLLEVVGVSKWFGGLSAVNNCSLSVEKGEVHALIGPNGAGKTTLISLVSGLLFPEKGRILFQGRDVTHLPDWRRASLGIGRTFQIVNLFPSWTVLENLVLAIMARDGHGFRFWKPVVSERHLFQRAEALASFLGLEERLEVPVATLPHGERRTVEIAMALAISPRLLLLDEPLAGLSPQESVRVVQAIRKVAKETTVLLVEHDMEAVFQLAHRVTVMAYGTILLTGSPPEVQASKEVQQVYLGEHEPFA; encoded by the coding sequence ATGAGGCTGCTCGAAGTGGTGGGGGTTTCAAAGTGGTTCGGCGGCCTGTCGGCCGTAAACAACTGCTCCCTGAGCGTGGAGAAGGGGGAAGTCCACGCTCTTATCGGCCCCAATGGGGCAGGCAAAACCACCTTAATTTCTCTGGTCAGTGGTCTTCTCTTCCCGGAGAAGGGAAGGATTCTCTTTCAAGGGAGGGACGTTACCCACCTACCCGACTGGCGTAGGGCAAGCCTGGGCATAGGGCGCACCTTCCAAATCGTTAATCTCTTCCCCAGCTGGACCGTTTTGGAGAACCTCGTCTTGGCCATAATGGCCAGGGATGGGCACGGGTTCCGCTTCTGGAAGCCTGTGGTTTCCGAAAGGCATCTCTTTCAAAGGGCTGAAGCTCTAGCCAGTTTTTTAGGCCTAGAAGAACGTCTAGAAGTACCGGTGGCTACCCTGCCCCACGGTGAACGCCGGACGGTGGAAATCGCCATGGCACTCGCCATCTCTCCCCGTCTCCTTCTCCTGGATGAACCCCTGGCAGGGTTAAGCCCCCAGGAATCGGTTCGCGTGGTCCAGGCCATCCGAAAGGTGGCCAAGGAGACTACGGTGCTTTTGGTGGAACATGATATGGAGGCAGTGTTCCAACTGGCTCATAGGGTAACGGTCATGGCATATGGGACTATCCTCCTCACCGGTAGCCCCCCTGAGGTCCAGGCTAGCAAAGAGGTCCAACAGGTGTATCTGGGAGAGCATGAGCCCTTTGCTTGA
- a CDS encoding alpha/beta hydrolase, translating to MIDLHLEREYNARAAVPEHPLYFRRWKEEGAAARASLPGFLDLAYGDDPEERLDLFIAKPSRGLLVFFHGGYWRAFGKEDFSWIAPPLVREGWSVSVVGYGLCPRITLGELVEQCRRSVAWLASHFPELGPLVLSGHSAGGHLVAMLWTTEWRIYGLATPQVQGGLSISGIFDLEPLLRTSVNVDLRLDLEEAKRLSPIQHRPRLAAPLVAAVGQKESQEFRRQSQRLAAVWPGVRYLELEGMHHFSALDALVDTAGPLWKALLEGGN from the coding sequence GTGATAGACCTCCATTTGGAGAGGGAGTACAACGCCAGAGCTGCCGTTCCTGAACACCCCCTCTACTTCCGCCGCTGGAAAGAAGAAGGGGCAGCCGCCCGAGCTTCCCTTCCAGGCTTCCTCGACCTTGCCTATGGGGATGATCCGGAAGAGCGCCTAGATCTTTTTATAGCCAAGCCGTCTCGAGGCCTATTAGTTTTTTTCCATGGCGGTTACTGGCGAGCCTTTGGCAAAGAGGATTTCTCGTGGATTGCCCCGCCTCTGGTTCGGGAGGGATGGAGCGTGAGTGTGGTGGGCTACGGCCTTTGTCCTCGGATAACGCTGGGGGAGTTGGTAGAGCAGTGCCGCCGAAGCGTGGCTTGGCTAGCAAGCCACTTCCCTGAACTTGGTCCTTTGGTCCTCTCAGGGCACTCCGCGGGCGGACACCTGGTGGCCATGCTCTGGACCACGGAATGGCGGATTTACGGGCTAGCTACGCCTCAAGTGCAAGGTGGGTTATCCATCAGTGGAATCTTTGACCTGGAACCCCTCCTCCGGACCAGCGTCAACGTTGACCTACGCCTGGACCTCGAAGAGGCCAAGCGTCTGAGCCCCATCCAGCACCGCCCAAGGCTAGCCGCGCCCTTGGTAGCCGCTGTGGGCCAGAAAGAAAGCCAGGAATTTCGGCGACAAAGCCAAAGATTGGCCGCCGTTTGGCCTGGTGTCAGGTACTTGGAGCTAGAAGGGATGCACCACTTCAGTGCCCTAGACGCCTTGGTGGACACAGCAGGCCCCCTATGGAAAGCTCTTCTGGAAGGGGGAAACTAA
- a CDS encoding branched-chain amino acid ABC transporter permease — translation MRPTNKPHGFDQTRSLGEPRAWVLGLFLGVSALAYPLVMGAVDQPYFITFASRVFVFALAATSLNLILGYGGMVSFGHAAFVGTGAYATAILAQAGWVSAWANWPLALGVCALLASVIGVLSLRTRGLYFIMITLAFAQMLYYLAVSLRVYGGEDGMPVRRTLLPFGLELRDEIVLYYTSLLVLALALLLTWRLVNARFGWILRASSENPTRAASLGLPVFYYQLVAFVLAGTMGGMAGILLANLNGWVSPSFLSWHLSGQLMMMVILGGVARLWGGVLGAVAYLFLETLLSEFTIHWQLFLGGLLLLSVLAVKKGLSGLWGKERG, via the coding sequence ATGCGGCCCACCAACAAGCCCCATGGCTTTGATCAAACCAGGTCTCTAGGAGAGCCTAGGGCGTGGGTCCTTGGCTTGTTCCTAGGGGTTTCGGCCCTAGCCTATCCGCTGGTTATGGGAGCTGTGGATCAGCCCTATTTCATAACCTTTGCCAGCCGGGTTTTTGTCTTTGCCTTGGCGGCCACCAGCCTCAACCTAATCCTTGGTTACGGGGGCATGGTGAGCTTCGGCCACGCTGCCTTCGTGGGAACGGGAGCCTACGCAACCGCGATCTTGGCCCAAGCAGGTTGGGTGTCGGCTTGGGCAAATTGGCCGCTTGCCCTTGGGGTCTGCGCCCTGCTGGCCTCGGTTATAGGGGTTCTCTCTCTCCGTACCCGCGGTCTCTACTTCATCATGATAACCTTGGCCTTTGCCCAGATGCTCTACTACCTTGCGGTGTCCCTTAGGGTCTATGGGGGAGAGGATGGAATGCCCGTGCGCCGCACCCTTCTTCCCTTTGGCCTTGAACTTCGGGATGAGATCGTCCTTTACTACACCAGCCTGTTGGTCCTGGCCCTGGCCCTCCTCCTTACCTGGAGGCTGGTGAATGCCCGGTTCGGTTGGATACTACGGGCTTCCAGCGAAAACCCCACCCGGGCAGCCTCCCTCGGTCTTCCCGTGTTTTACTACCAGCTGGTGGCTTTCGTGCTGGCGGGCACCATGGGAGGGATGGCGGGGATTTTGCTCGCCAACCTGAACGGTTGGGTTAGCCCAAGCTTCCTTTCATGGCACCTCTCCGGCCAACTCATGATGATGGTGATTCTAGGGGGTGTGGCCCGCCTTTGGGGAGGGGTGCTGGGTGCCGTCGCCTACCTCTTCCTAGAAACCCTCCTTTCCGAGTTCACGATCCACTGGCAGCTCTTCCTGGGAGGGCTACTCCTCTTGTCTGTTCTCGCCGTGAAGAAAGGCCTGTCAGGCCTTTGGGGAAAGGAGAGGGGATGA